The Impatiens glandulifera chromosome 3, dImpGla2.1, whole genome shotgun sequence genome contains a region encoding:
- the LOC124929975 gene encoding auxin-responsive protein SAUR76-like — MKILTKLRSAFKKLFLSKKSSIPPPSNSVFQTTPPPPPPSSQQLHTVYVGKSRRKYLLNTEIIQHPVFQNLVNKSDGSVRCEVVLFDHLLWTMQNTDSSDYDLLDLIDFYTC; from the coding sequence ATGAAAATCCTAACCAAACTCAGATCTGCATTCAAGAAGTTATTTCTTTCGAAGAAATCTTCAATCCCACCACCTTCCAACTCCGTCTTCCAGACGACGCCGCCGCCACCACCACCGTCGTCGCAGCAGTTACACACTGTTTACGTAGGTAAGTCTCGCCGTAAGTATCTCCTAAATACCGAGATTATCCAACATCCAGTGTTTCAAAATCTTGTTAATAAATCTGACGGTTCTGTTCGTTGTGAGGTTGTTCTGTTTGATCATCTGTTATGGACTATGCAGAATACTGACTCTTCTGATTATGATCTCCTTGACCTAATCGACTTCTACACCTGCTAA